A genomic stretch from Oleomonas cavernae includes:
- the ubiE gene encoding bifunctional demethylmenaquinone methyltransferase/2-methoxy-6-polyprenyl-1,4-benzoquinol methylase UbiE, translated as MTQDDAINSAEKVTHFGFETVAEADKARRVRGVFDAVAKRYDIMNDLMSGGVHRLWKAALIDWMNPAKGTHLLDVAGGTGDIACRFLDRTGPDARVTVVDINAEMELVGRDRAIDQGRLNIGWAVGDAEKLPVKDRSVDYVTIAFGIRNVTRIPLALKEMRRVLKPGGRFICLEFSKVVIPGLDQIYEEYSFKAIPRIGKLVTGNADAYQYLVESIRRFPDQDTFAKMIAEAGFERVQVRNLTGGVAALHSGWRL; from the coding sequence ATGACACAGGACGACGCGATCAATTCGGCCGAGAAGGTCACCCATTTCGGCTTCGAGACCGTGGCCGAGGCCGACAAGGCGCGCCGGGTGCGCGGCGTCTTCGATGCCGTGGCCAAGCGCTATGACATCATGAACGACCTGATGTCGGGCGGCGTACACCGGCTGTGGAAGGCGGCGCTGATCGACTGGATGAACCCGGCCAAGGGCACCCACCTGCTGGACGTGGCGGGCGGCACCGGCGACATCGCCTGCCGCTTCCTGGACCGGACCGGGCCGGATGCCCGGGTGACTGTGGTCGACATCAATGCCGAAATGGAGTTGGTGGGCCGCGACCGCGCCATCGACCAGGGCCGCCTCAACATCGGCTGGGCCGTCGGCGATGCCGAGAAGCTGCCGGTCAAGGACCGCTCGGTCGACTACGTCACCATCGCCTTCGGCATCCGCAACGTGACCCGCATCCCCCTGGCGCTGAAAGAGATGCGCCGAGTGCTGAAGCCGGGCGGCCGCTTCATCTGCCTGGAATTCTCCAAGGTGGTGATCCCCGGCCTCGACCAGATCTATGAGGAATATTCCTTCAAGGCGATCCCGCGCATCGGCAAGCTGGTCACCGGCAACGCCGATGCCTACCAGTACCTGGTCGAAAGCATCCGCCGCTTCCCCGATCAGGACACGTTTGCCAAAATGATCGCCGAGGCGGGGTTCGAGCGCGTCCAGGTCCGCAACCTGACCGGCGGCGTCGCCGCCCTGCATTCCGGCTGGCGCCTGTAG
- the ubiB gene encoding 2-polyprenylphenol 6-hydroxylase yields the protein MFKALRHALRLFRVARRLAVHDALFPAELTEELPLSARVGRKLLSIRLFSRGHPELEGKSQGERLAVALGSLGPTYIKLGQSLAARPDLVGDQVARALMQLQDRVPPFPASEARQIIEYELMRPIGEAFASIDEVPVAAASIAQVHFGVTHEGREVAVKVLRPGIEIAFRRDLDALAWAADLAERYVAPLKRLRPREIVRILSDVSFLEMDLRLEAAAASELGLTLNAEGGVTVPAVDWTRTARRVLTVDRVRGIPIGDREALVAAGHDPKVLATRLMQSFLDQALGNGFFHADLHQGNLFVVENGTIVAVDFGIMGRLGKPMRRFMAETLFGFITADYMRVARVHAEAGILPPTKSVELFSQALRSIGEPILGRATRDISIARLLQQLFLVTDTFAMETQPDLLLLQKTMVVVEGVGGMLDPTMNIWEVARPVVERWMVSTFSPEHRLMDAAEGAAGLMRRLPAMLDKLEKLGGQITESGLRLHPETAKAIADGQAKAQRRLWWAVIALAAAVVVIALT from the coding sequence ATGTTCAAAGCCCTGCGTCATGCCCTGCGCCTGTTCCGCGTCGCCCGCCGGCTGGCCGTCCATGACGCGCTGTTTCCGGCCGAACTGACGGAAGAACTGCCGCTCTCGGCCCGGGTCGGGCGCAAGCTGCTCTCCATCCGCCTGTTCAGCCGCGGCCATCCCGAACTGGAGGGCAAGAGCCAGGGCGAACGCCTGGCCGTGGCCCTGGGCAGCTTGGGCCCCACCTATATCAAGCTGGGCCAGAGCCTGGCCGCCCGGCCCGACCTGGTCGGCGACCAGGTCGCCCGCGCCCTGATGCAATTGCAGGACCGGGTGCCACCCTTCCCGGCCAGCGAAGCCCGCCAGATCATCGAATACGAGCTGATGCGCCCGATCGGCGAGGCCTTCGCCTCGATCGACGAGGTCCCCGTCGCCGCCGCCTCGATCGCCCAGGTCCATTTCGGCGTAACCCACGAAGGCCGCGAAGTGGCCGTCAAGGTGCTGCGGCCGGGCATCGAGATCGCCTTCCGCCGCGACCTCGATGCCCTGGCCTGGGCCGCCGACCTGGCCGAGCGCTATGTGGCACCGCTGAAGCGCCTGCGCCCGCGCGAAATCGTCCGCATCCTGTCCGATGTCTCGTTCCTGGAGATGGACCTGCGCCTGGAGGCGGCCGCCGCCTCCGAACTCGGCCTGACCCTGAACGCCGAAGGCGGCGTCACCGTGCCGGCGGTCGACTGGACGCGCACCGCAAGGCGGGTCCTGACCGTCGACCGGGTGCGCGGCATTCCCATCGGCGACCGCGAGGCCCTGGTCGCCGCCGGCCACGATCCCAAGGTGCTGGCGACCCGGCTGATGCAGAGTTTCCTCGACCAGGCGCTGGGCAACGGCTTCTTTCACGCCGACCTGCACCAGGGCAACCTGTTCGTGGTCGAGAACGGCACCATCGTCGCGGTCGATTTCGGCATCATGGGCCGCCTGGGCAAGCCTATGCGCCGCTTCATGGCCGAGACCCTGTTCGGCTTCATCACCGCCGACTACATGCGCGTCGCCCGGGTCCATGCCGAGGCGGGCATCCTGCCGCCGACCAAGTCGGTCGAGCTGTTTTCCCAGGCCCTGCGCTCGATCGGCGAGCCGATCCTGGGCCGCGCCACCCGCGACATCTCGATCGCCCGGCTGTTGCAGCAGTTGTTCCTGGTGACCGACACCTTCGCCATGGAAACCCAGCCCGACCTCCTGCTGCTGCAAAAGACCATGGTGGTGGTCGAGGGTGTGGGCGGCATGCTCGACCCCACCATGAACATCTGGGAAGTGGCGCGGCCGGTGGTCGAACGCTGGATGGTCTCGACCTTCTCGCCCGAGCACCGCCTGATGGACGCGGCCGAAGGCGCCGCCGGCCTGATGCGCCGCCTGCCCGCCATGCTCGACAAGCTGGAAAAACTGGGCGGCCAGATCACCGAGAGCGGCCTGCGCCTGCACCCGGAAACCGCCAAGGCGATCGCCGACGGCCAGGCCAAGGCCCAGCGCCGCCTGTGGTGGGCGGTGATCGCGCTCGCCGCCGCCGTGGTCGTGATCGCGCTGACCTGA
- a CDS encoding AraC family transcriptional regulator: protein MTPRQFPLAIHYVRQIAEQIADCGGDVAQWLALSGLTRAQIADPAFELSFERFRQLVRDGLDTTREPALGLLVGDRLTASAHGMLGYAAMNSGTLRQAIDLVQRYLPVRTSLVTVRLAASGRSMRVLFEEVEPLGELRVVVLEAVILTIKNMIETVCLGTSPVEGIAFPFPAPAHADLARALFKADLAYGTSWAGFAIPLDLIDTPLRMADPAAFEDARQICQRELDKLTRQMSLAARLRRLLLDRQGGYPTLTVVARLFNMTPRTLHRRLVAEGTSFREVLDDVRHTLAMEHLKSSHLSIDEIAYTLGYGELANFRRAFKRWEGLAPSDFRRQARRD, encoded by the coding sequence ATGACCCCACGGCAGTTTCCGCTGGCCATCCACTATGTCCGCCAGATCGCGGAGCAGATCGCGGACTGCGGCGGCGACGTCGCCCAATGGCTGGCCCTGAGCGGCCTGACCCGCGCCCAGATCGCCGACCCGGCTTTCGAGCTTTCTTTCGAGCGGTTCCGGCAACTGGTGCGCGATGGTCTGGACACCACGCGCGAACCGGCGCTGGGCCTCCTGGTCGGCGACCGCCTGACCGCCAGCGCCCACGGCATGCTGGGTTATGCCGCCATGAACAGCGGCACGCTTCGCCAGGCGATCGATCTCGTCCAGCGCTACCTGCCGGTGCGCACCTCGCTGGTCACGGTCCGCCTGGCGGCGAGCGGACGGTCGATGCGGGTCCTGTTCGAAGAGGTGGAGCCCCTGGGGGAGTTGCGCGTGGTCGTGCTGGAGGCGGTCATTCTCACGATCAAGAACATGATCGAGACGGTCTGCCTAGGCACGAGCCCGGTCGAGGGCATCGCCTTCCCCTTCCCGGCGCCGGCCCATGCGGACCTGGCGCGGGCGCTGTTCAAGGCCGACCTCGCCTATGGCACCTCATGGGCCGGGTTCGCCATCCCCCTCGACCTGATCGACACGCCCCTGCGCATGGCCGATCCCGCCGCCTTCGAGGATGCCCGCCAGATCTGCCAGCGCGAACTCGACAAGCTCACGCGCCAGATGTCGCTGGCCGCCCGCCTGCGCCGGCTGCTGCTCGACCGGCAGGGCGGCTATCCCACGCTTACCGTGGTGGCGCGCCTGTTCAACATGACCCCGCGCACCCTGCACCGCCGGCTGGTGGCGGAGGGCACCTCGTTCCGGGAGGTCCTGGACGATGTGCGGCACACCCTGGCCATGGAACACCTGAAGTCGTCCCATCTGAGCATCGACGAGATCGCCTATACGCTGGGCTACGGCGAGCTGGCCAATTTCCGGCGGGCCTTCAAGCGCTGGGAAGGGCTGGCACCGTCCGATTTCCGCCGCCAGGCGCGAAGGGACTGA
- a CDS encoding 2Fe-2S iron-sulfur cluster-binding protein — protein MLQQREETARLTVEVNGQAIGIEPTETILQAALREGMAFPYSCRVGGCASCKCKLVDGQVKELTETTYILSDEDLDEGFILACQSVPRTNVKIAVDLPEQAARRRVAGKVVAQERLTHDITRLRLALDEPLDYKPGQFADLAFAALPGISRSYSFATPPGADGVVEFFVRKVPGGCSRPGPTTVMSSARP, from the coding sequence ATGCTTCAGCAGCGGGAGGAAACAGCCAGGCTGACCGTCGAGGTCAACGGCCAGGCCATCGGGATCGAGCCGACCGAGACCATCCTGCAGGCGGCCCTGCGCGAGGGGATGGCCTTCCCCTATAGCTGCCGGGTCGGCGGCTGCGCCAGTTGCAAGTGCAAGCTGGTGGACGGCCAGGTGAAGGAACTGACCGAGACCACCTATATCCTGAGCGACGAGGACCTGGACGAGGGCTTCATCCTGGCCTGCCAGAGCGTGCCCAGGACGAATGTGAAGATCGCCGTCGACCTGCCCGAACAGGCCGCGCGGCGCCGGGTGGCGGGCAAGGTGGTCGCGCAGGAGCGCCTGACCCACGACATCACCCGCCTGCGCCTGGCCCTGGACGAACCGCTCGATTACAAGCCGGGGCAATTCGCCGACCTGGCCTTCGCTGCCCTGCCCGGCATCAGCCGCAGCTATTCCTTCGCGACACCGCCCGGTGCAGACGGCGTGGTCGAATTCTTCGTCCGCAAGGTGCCGGGCGGGTGTTCTCGTCCCGGGCCAACGACGGTGATGTCATCGGCGAGACCATGA
- a CDS encoding fatty acid desaturase, with the protein MFSSRANDGDVIGETMTVEGPSGDFWLRPGSAPLLLVAGGSGLAPILALLRAAADEGCARPVTLLFGARTQRDLYALEEIRAIERAWKGPFRFTPVLSEAAADGAWAGARGLVTDHLLDGLDTSAQVYLCGPPAMIDAAEATLRERGVTQRQIHADRFLTREDLANRARPAEAHSGVEAGIFDYLKFFLFHAVGLFAATTIVAGGAWPTYGLLGTLAFYLIGDAISGDDTSTPRYTRPGILTVQLWLALPLLSLIVFAAIWSVSPGDPLGFGALVTLLTGFDAIAARGATFWGHHVSTAVITGLTIGMIGTITAHELTHRTWDRVSMFFGRWLLAFSFDTVFSIEHVYGHHRYVSTEHDPATAPRGRNVYYHVVASTLKSNLSAWKIERRRLLRRGLGLWSWHNAFLRGHLMSLGLVALAWAIGGPVGAGFFVVCALWGKALLEIVNYMEHYGMVRDPATPVQPRHSWNTTKRISSWSMFNLTRHSHHHAQGEVPYQDLRPFPEAPTMIGGYLTTIAVAMIPPLWHALMTPKVLAWDHAYANDGERELARRANARSGIAAFQRAA; encoded by the coding sequence GTGTTCTCGTCCCGGGCCAACGACGGTGATGTCATCGGCGAGACCATGACGGTGGAAGGGCCGTCGGGCGATTTCTGGCTGCGGCCGGGCAGCGCCCCCCTGCTGCTGGTCGCCGGCGGCAGCGGGCTGGCGCCGATCCTGGCCCTGCTGCGGGCAGCGGCCGACGAGGGCTGCGCGCGGCCGGTGACCCTGCTGTTCGGTGCCCGCACGCAGCGCGACCTCTATGCCCTGGAGGAGATCCGCGCCATCGAGCGTGCCTGGAAGGGGCCGTTCCGCTTCACCCCCGTGCTCTCGGAGGCGGCGGCCGACGGCGCCTGGGCCGGTGCGCGCGGGCTGGTCACCGACCATCTGCTGGACGGTCTCGACACCAGCGCCCAGGTCTACCTGTGCGGTCCGCCGGCCATGATCGACGCGGCGGAGGCGACGCTGCGGGAACGCGGCGTGACACAACGGCAGATCCATGCCGACCGCTTCCTGACCCGGGAGGACCTGGCCAATCGCGCCAGGCCCGCCGAGGCGCACAGCGGGGTCGAGGCCGGGATCTTCGACTACCTGAAATTCTTCCTGTTCCATGCCGTCGGCCTGTTCGCGGCCACCACGATCGTGGCGGGCGGCGCCTGGCCCACCTATGGGCTGCTGGGCACGCTGGCCTTCTACCTGATCGGCGATGCCATTTCGGGCGACGATACCTCGACGCCGCGTTACACCCGGCCGGGAATCCTGACCGTGCAGCTATGGCTGGCGTTGCCCTTGCTGAGCCTCATCGTCTTCGCGGCGATCTGGAGTGTCAGCCCGGGCGATCCGCTGGGCTTCGGCGCCCTGGTCACCCTGCTGACCGGGTTCGACGCGATCGCGGCGCGCGGCGCCACCTTCTGGGGCCACCACGTGTCGACCGCCGTCATCACCGGGCTGACCATCGGCATGATCGGCACGATCACGGCCCATGAGCTGACGCACCGGACCTGGGACCGCGTCTCGATGTTCTTCGGGCGCTGGCTGCTGGCCTTCAGCTTCGACACCGTGTTCTCGATCGAGCATGTCTACGGCCATCACCGCTATGTCTCGACCGAGCATGACCCGGCCACCGCGCCGCGCGGCCGCAACGTCTACTACCACGTCGTCGCCTCGACCCTGAAAAGCAACCTGAGCGCCTGGAAGATCGAGCGCCGCCGCCTGCTGCGCCGCGGGCTCGGCCTGTGGTCCTGGCACAATGCCTTCCTGCGCGGCCACCTGATGAGCCTGGGCCTGGTCGCCCTGGCCTGGGCGATCGGCGGCCCGGTGGGGGCGGGCTTCTTCGTGGTCTGCGCCCTGTGGGGCAAGGCGCTGCTCGAGATCGTCAACTATATGGAGCACTATGGCATGGTGCGCGACCCGGCGACCCCGGTGCAGCCGCGCCATTCGTGGAACACGACCAAGCGCATCAGTTCCTGGTCGATGTTCAACCTGACGCGCCACTCGCACCACCATGCCCAGGGCGAGGTGCCCTACCAGGACCTGCGGCCTTTCCCCGAGGCACCGACCATGATCGGCGGCTACCTGACCACGATCGCCGTCGCCATGATCCCGCCCCTGTGGCATGCGCTGATGACGCCCAAGGTGCTGGCCTGGGACCACGCCTATGCCAACGACGGCGAGCGGGAACTGGCCCGGCGCGCCAATGCCCGCAGCGGCATCGCCGCCTTCCAGCGGGCGGCCTGA
- the coaBC gene encoding bifunctional phosphopantothenoylcysteine decarboxylase/phosphopantothenate--cysteine ligase CoaBC, producing the protein MADKHILLVIGGGIAAYKSLELIRRLRERGIGVRAILTRAGSEFVTPLSVSALTGDKVYGDLFSLTDEAEMGHIELSRAADLLVVAPATADLMAKMANGHADDLASTALLATDKRVLIAPAMNVRMWEHAATRRNLKQLTADGVMVVGPNDGDMACGEYGPGRMAEPHEILGRILAFYEGEANRPLDGRHVIVTSGPTHEPIDPVRYIANRSSGKQGHALAAALARLGARVTLVSGPVTEPDPTGVQTIHVETARDMAQAVEDALPASVAVCAAAVADWRVDGEAGQKIKKDGSGAVPTLSLVENPDILASLSRRNQGRPALVIGFAAETEKVVDHARAKLARKGCDWIVANDVGSGPDGGVMGSTDNTVHIVTGEGIESWPKLSKIEVAARLAARIALTVKERNI; encoded by the coding sequence ATGGCCGATAAACACATCCTCCTGGTCATCGGTGGCGGCATCGCGGCTTACAAGTCGCTGGAATTGATCAGGCGCCTGCGCGAGCGCGGCATCGGCGTGCGCGCCATCCTGACCCGGGCCGGCAGCGAATTCGTCACGCCCCTGTCGGTCTCGGCCCTGACCGGCGACAAGGTCTACGGCGACCTGTTCTCGCTGACCGATGAGGCCGAGATGGGCCACATCGAACTGAGCCGGGCCGCCGACCTGCTGGTGGTCGCCCCGGCCACCGCCGACCTGATGGCCAAGATGGCCAACGGGCATGCCGACGACCTGGCCTCGACCGCCCTGCTCGCCACCGACAAGCGTGTGCTGATCGCCCCGGCCATGAACGTGCGCATGTGGGAACATGCGGCGACCCGGCGGAACCTGAAGCAGTTGACCGCCGACGGCGTCATGGTCGTCGGCCCCAATGACGGCGACATGGCCTGCGGCGAATACGGCCCCGGCCGCATGGCCGAGCCCCATGAAATCCTGGGCCGCATCCTGGCCTTCTACGAGGGCGAGGCGAACAGGCCGCTGGACGGCCGCCATGTCATCGTCACCTCGGGCCCGACCCACGAGCCGATCGACCCGGTGCGCTACATCGCCAATCGCTCGTCGGGCAAGCAGGGCCATGCCCTGGCCGCCGCCCTGGCCCGCCTGGGCGCGCGGGTGACGCTGGTCTCGGGCCCGGTGACCGAACCCGATCCCACGGGGGTTCAGACCATCCATGTCGAGACCGCGCGGGACATGGCCCAGGCCGTCGAGGACGCCCTGCCGGCCAGCGTCGCGGTCTGTGCCGCCGCGGTCGCCGACTGGCGGGTCGACGGCGAGGCCGGCCAGAAGATCAAGAAGGACGGCAGCGGTGCCGTCCCCACCCTGTCGCTGGTGGAGAACCCCGACATCCTGGCCTCGCTGTCGCGGCGCAACCAGGGCCGGCCGGCCCTGGTGATCGGCTTTGCCGCCGAGACCGAGAAGGTGGTCGACCATGCCCGCGCCAAGCTGGCGCGCAAGGGCTGCGACTGGATCGTCGCCAACGACGTGGGCTCTGGTCCCGACGGCGGCGTCATGGGCTCCACCGACAACACCGTTCACATCGTCACCGGCGAGGGTATCGAGTCCTGGCCCAAGCTGTCCAAGATTGAAGTGGCGGCGCGCCTGGCGGCGCGCATCGCGCTAACCGTGAAGGAACGAAACATCTGA
- a CDS encoding RrF2 family transcriptional regulator: protein MLRLSRKMLFALEAVVDIAYNARPEPVQSKEITRRQGIPQRYLEQVMQQLVHAGVLKGVRGPKGGYRLARERRRITVGEIIRVVGAIENAEDEEDGGEGQPMTSDLGRKVVQPLWSELHETIMLKLDSITVEDLCRRAEGAGVHSEGRERMDFSI from the coding sequence ATGTTACGCCTGTCGCGCAAGATGCTGTTCGCCCTCGAAGCCGTGGTCGACATCGCCTACAACGCCCGGCCCGAGCCCGTGCAATCGAAAGAGATCACGCGCCGCCAGGGCATCCCCCAGCGCTATCTCGAGCAGGTGATGCAGCAACTGGTCCATGCCGGCGTGCTGAAAGGCGTGCGCGGGCCCAAGGGCGGCTATCGCCTGGCGCGCGAGCGCCGCCGCATCACGGTGGGCGAGATCATTCGCGTGGTCGGCGCCATCGAGAACGCGGAGGACGAGGAGGACGGCGGCGAGGGCCAGCCCATGACCTCGGACCTGGGGCGCAAGGTGGTCCAGCCATTGTGGAGCGAACTGCACGAGACCATCATGCTCAAGCTTGATTCGATCACGGTCGAGGATCTGTGCCGGCGGGCCGAAGGTGCCGGCGTGCACTCGGAAGGCCGCGAGCGCATGGACTTCTCGATCTGA
- the cysK gene encoding cysteine synthase A, with amino-acid sequence MSKTAKPGRGRVYDSITETIGNTPLVRVHRLASQAGAKAEILAKLEFFNPLSSVKDRIGVAMIEALEAEGRIAPGATLIEPTSGNTGIALAFVAAAKGYRLILCMPESMSIERRKMLVLLGAELELTPPEKGMRGAINRAEELNKEIPGSVIPQQFANPANPAIHAATTAEEIWNDTAGKVDVVISGIGTGGTITGVGRVLKARKPSVRMVAVEPEDSPVLSGGQPGPHKIQGIGAGFVPPILDRSLIDEIITIGNETAFETARQAARLEGIACGISSGAAFAAAIEVATRPGMEGKTVVAIIPSFAERYLSTALFDGL; translated from the coding sequence ATGAGCAAGACGGCGAAGCCCGGTCGCGGCCGCGTCTACGACAGCATTACCGAGACGATCGGCAATACGCCCCTGGTGCGGGTGCACCGGCTGGCCTCGCAGGCCGGGGCCAAGGCGGAAATCCTGGCCAAGCTCGAATTCTTCAACCCGCTGTCCAGCGTCAAGGACCGCATCGGCGTCGCCATGATCGAGGCCCTGGAGGCCGAAGGCCGGATTGCGCCGGGCGCCACCCTGATCGAGCCGACCTCGGGCAATACCGGCATCGCACTGGCCTTCGTCGCCGCCGCCAAGGGTTACCGCCTGATCCTGTGCATGCCCGAATCGATGTCGATCGAGCGGCGCAAGATGCTGGTCCTCCTGGGTGCCGAACTGGAACTGACCCCGCCCGAGAAGGGCATGCGCGGGGCCATCAACCGGGCCGAGGAACTGAACAAGGAAATCCCCGGCTCGGTCATCCCGCAGCAGTTCGCCAACCCGGCCAACCCGGCGATCCACGCCGCGACCACGGCCGAGGAGATCTGGAACGACACCGCCGGCAAAGTCGACGTGGTGATTTCCGGCATCGGCACCGGCGGCACCATCACCGGCGTCGGCCGGGTGCTGAAGGCGCGCAAGCCCTCGGTGCGCATGGTCGCGGTCGAGCCCGAGGACAGCCCAGTGCTGTCGGGCGGCCAGCCCGGCCCGCACAAGATCCAGGGCATCGGCGCCGGCTTCGTGCCGCCGATCCTGGACCGCAGCCTGATCGACGAGATCATCACCATCGGCAACGAGACCGCCTTCGAAACCGCCCGCCAGGCCGCCCGCCTGGAAGGCATCGCCTGCGGCATCTCCTCGGGGGCCGCCTTCGCCGCCGCGATCGAGGTCGCCACCCGCCCGGGCATGGAAGGCAAGACCGTGGTCGCGATCATCCCCTCCTTCGCCGAACGCTACCTCTCCACCGCCCTGTTCGACGGGCTGTAA
- the arsB gene encoding ACR3 family arsenite efflux transporter: MSLFERWLTLWVALCIVAGVALGHFLPGVFQVIGGAEVAKVNLPVAVLIWLMIIPMLLRIDFAALGQVKAHWRGIGVTLFINWAVKPFSMAALGWLFIGYLFAPWLPGDQIGSYIAGLIILAAAPCTAMVFVWSNLTRGEPHFTLSQVALNDTIMVFAFAPIVGFLLGLSAITVPWDTLVLSVALYIVVPVIVAQLVRRVVLASGGEAGLRRLLARLQPVSLVSLLATLVLLFGFQGEQILAQPLVIALLAVPILIQVYFNAGLAYLLNRLAGEQHCVAGPSALIGASNFFELAVAAAISLFGFDSGAALATVVGVLIEVPVMLSVVRIVNASQGWYERGALAAARPAESPR; the protein is encoded by the coding sequence ATGTCGCTGTTCGAACGCTGGCTTACCCTGTGGGTCGCCCTGTGCATCGTCGCCGGGGTGGCCCTGGGGCACTTCCTGCCCGGCGTCTTCCAGGTGATCGGCGGGGCCGAAGTCGCCAAGGTGAACCTGCCCGTCGCCGTGCTGATCTGGCTGATGATTATCCCGATGCTGCTACGCATCGATTTCGCCGCCCTGGGCCAGGTCAAGGCACACTGGCGCGGCATCGGCGTCACCTTGTTCATCAACTGGGCGGTCAAGCCGTTCTCGATGGCGGCGCTGGGCTGGCTCTTCATCGGTTACCTGTTCGCGCCCTGGCTGCCGGGTGACCAGATCGGTTCCTATATCGCCGGCCTGATCATCCTGGCGGCGGCGCCTTGCACCGCCATGGTCTTCGTCTGGTCGAACCTGACCCGGGGCGAGCCGCATTTCACCTTGAGCCAGGTGGCGCTCAACGACACCATCATGGTCTTCGCCTTCGCGCCGATTGTCGGCTTCCTGCTGGGCCTCTCGGCGATCACGGTGCCGTGGGACACGCTGGTGCTGTCGGTCGCGCTCTATATCGTGGTGCCGGTGATCGTCGCGCAACTGGTGCGCCGGGTGGTCCTGGCGTCGGGCGGCGAGGCGGGGCTCAGGCGTCTGCTGGCAAGGCTGCAGCCCGTGTCGCTGGTCTCGCTGCTGGCAACCCTGGTGCTGCTGTTCGGCTTCCAGGGCGAACAGATCCTGGCCCAGCCCCTGGTCATCGCCCTGCTGGCGGTGCCGATCCTGATCCAGGTCTATTTCAACGCCGGCCTTGCCTATCTGCTGAACCGCCTGGCCGGCGAGCAGCACTGCGTCGCCGGCCCCTCGGCCCTGATCGGCGCCAGCAATTTCTTCGAACTGGCGGTGGCCGCCGCCATCAGCCTGTTCGGCTTCGATTCAGGCGCTGCGCTGGCGACCGTGGTCGGCGTGCTGATCGAGGTGCCGGTGATGCTGTCGGTGGTGCGCATCGTCAATGCGAGCCAGGGCTGGTACGAACGCGGCGCGCTGGCTGCCGCCCGCCCCGCCGAATCCCCGCGATAG
- a CDS encoding arsenate reductase ArsC, translating into MSDHIFNVLFLCTGNSARSIMAESILRRDGAGRFNAHSAGSFPKGGVNPLAVKVLASMDYPTDDLRSKSWDEFAVPGAPHMDFVFTVCDDAAGEVCPIWPGQPMTAHWGIEDPAAAQGTEIQKEAAFVAAFRYLKNRISTFAALPVASLDRLSLQTHLHEIGRGDGASSARHPAA; encoded by the coding sequence ATGTCTGACCACATCTTCAACGTGCTCTTCCTCTGCACCGGCAATTCCGCCCGCTCGATCATGGCCGAGAGCATCCTGCGCCGGGACGGCGCCGGCCGCTTCAATGCCCACTCGGCCGGCAGCTTCCCCAAGGGCGGGGTCAATCCCCTGGCCGTCAAGGTGCTGGCCAGCATGGACTACCCGACCGACGACCTGCGCAGCAAGTCCTGGGACGAGTTCGCGGTACCCGGGGCGCCGCACATGGATTTCGTCTTTACCGTCTGCGACGATGCCGCCGGCGAAGTCTGCCCGATCTGGCCGGGCCAGCCGATGACCGCCCATTGGGGGATCGAGGACCCCGCCGCCGCGCAAGGGACCGAGATCCAGAAGGAAGCAGCCTTCGTTGCCGCCTTCCGCTATCTCAAGAACCGGATCAGCACCTTCGCCGCCCTGCCGGTCGCCAGCCTCGACCGCCTGTCCCTGCAGACCCACCTGCACGAGATTGGCCGCGGCGACGGGGCTTCAAGCGCGCGTCATCCGGCCGCCTGA
- a CDS encoding ArsR/SmtB family transcription factor — translation MSTSIDELGAIDALGALAQRTRLKVFRALLAAHPQGIPAGEIATTCGVPHNTMSSHLAILSRAGLAQADRQGRTIFYRADLEGFHRLVGFLTNDCCQGRPELCAPVPEPLATTTCCIMETADV, via the coding sequence ATGTCCACAAGTATCGACGAATTGGGCGCGATCGACGCCCTCGGCGCGCTGGCCCAGCGGACCCGGCTGAAGGTCTTCCGGGCCCTCCTGGCGGCGCACCCCCAAGGCATTCCGGCCGGCGAGATCGCGACCACCTGCGGCGTGCCCCACAACACCATGTCGAGCCATCTCGCCATCCTCAGCCGGGCCGGGCTCGCCCAAGCCGACCGCCAGGGCCGGACCATCTTCTATCGCGCCGACCTGGAGGGCTTCCACCGCCTCGTGGGCTTCCTGACCAACGACTGCTGCCAGGGCCGGCCGGAGCTCTGCGCGCCCGTGCCCGAACCTCTCGCCACCACCACCTGCTGCATCATGGAGACCGCCGATGTCTGA